ACCAGGAAGCCGCCCAGGCTGGGCCCCAGCGCCGGCGCCAGCACCACGCCGAAGCCGAACAGGCTGATCGCCTTGCCCTGCTCGCGTTCCTCGAACACCCGCAGGATCAGGATATTGGGCAGCGGCTGCATGATGCCCGCGGCGATGCCCTCGGCCACGCGCATGGCGATCATCACGCCGTAGGTCGGCGAGAAACCGCCGACCAGCCCGCCCGCGCCCAGTAGCAGCGACGCGCCCAGGAAGGTGCGCCGCAGACCGTAGCGGTTCAGCAGCCAGGGCGTCAGCAGCATCGACAGCGTCATCGCGATCATGAAGCTGGCCGCGACCCATTGCGCGCGCTCCTGCCCCAGCACGAAATGCCGGCTCAGGTCGGGAATCGCCACATTGACGATGGTGGACGAGACGATCGACGAGATCGTGCCCAGCATCAGCGTCGCCAGCACCAGCCAGCGCAGCCGCTCGCCGTAGCGCGCGCGCAGTGCCTGCCGGGTCGGCAGACCTGGCCGCTGGCCGGAACCCTCCGGCGTGGCGGGGCCCTCGCTCACCCCAGCCGCCCGGTGTCGGCGATCTCGCGGATCTTGCGGACGGTGTCGATGTCGGCCGCGTGGTAGGCCGACTTGACGATCTCGGCGTAGCGGTCGTCGCCGCTGGCATCGACGGCCGGCATGGTGGTGTCGTAGATAAAGCGCAGCAGCAGCGCGCCCGGACCCGGCGTTTCGATCGCCATGGTCAGCGTGCCGCCGGCATGCTCGGGCGTGGCCGCGGTTTCATAGCGCACCAGCCGGCGCGGCTCGTAGACCACGTGGTCCTCGATCGAAGCCTCGCCGAAATGCAGGACGCGGTCGATCCAGTTGTCGCCGCGGTCCACCACTTCGGCGCGGTCCAGGCCCAGCACGAAAAGCTCGGGAGATTCGGCGCGCAGCACCAGGCCCTGCCACACCTGCTCGGCCGTCAGCGGCTCCAGCTGCGGGTTGCCCGGATCATTGATCTCAACCAAGTG
This Cupriavidus nantongensis DNA region includes the following protein-coding sequences:
- a CDS encoding SRPBCC family protein produces the protein MRFEHLVEINDPGNPQLEPLTAEQVWQGLVLRAESPELFVLGLDRAEVVDRGDNWIDRVLHFGEASIEDHVVYEPRRLVRYETAATPEHAGGTLTMAIETPGPGALLLRFIYDTTMPAVDASGDDRYAEIVKSAYHAADIDTVRKIREIADTGRLG